In Streptosporangiales bacterium, the sequence CGGCGCTCCTGATGATGTCGGCCGCCTGCGCCGAGTACGGCAAGGGATGCTGGACGGACTCCGCCACTAGTGCTCACTCGCATATCGTTGTTCCAGCTCGAAGAACTGGGGGAGGCCGAGCACGTCACTTCGTTCTTCGAGGCTCACCATCCGCGACGGATAGTACTCGGCGACGTCACCCGTCTCGCGCAGCGAGCCGAGCAGGCCCTGCATCGACTTGATCGCCGTCTTCTGCATCGACCCGGAGTACGTGACGAGGCTGAAGCCCAGCTCGCCGAGCCGCGCGGCCGGCAGCAGGGGAGTGCGGCCGCCCTCGACCAGGTTGGTCATCAGCGGGACCCCGAGAGACGCGAGCTCCTTGCCGACGTAGCCGAGCTCCTCCTCGGTCTCCGGTGCCTCGACGAACAGCATCTCCGCGCCGGCGTCGACGTAGGCGCGCGACCGCTTCACCGCGCCCTCGATGCCCTCGACGGCGCGGGCGTCGGTGCGCGCGATGAGGAGCAGCTCGGGGTCGCGGCGCACGTCGACCGCCGCGCGGAGCTTCTGCACCATCGCGTCGGTCGAGATGATCTGCTTGCCCGAGAAGTGGCCGCAGCGCTTCGGGCTCACCTGGTCCTCGATGAACAGCGCGGCGACGTCGACGCTCTCGAACTCGCGTACGGTGCGCTGCACGTTGACCGGGTTGCCATAACCGGTGTCGCAGTCCGCGATGACCGGGATCGAGACGCTGCGCGTGATGTTGCGGGTCTGGTCGAGCGACTCGGTCATGCTGACCAGGCCGACGTCGGGCGCGCCGAGGATGCTCGCCGCCATGCCGGCACCGGTGATGATCGTGACGTCGAAGCCCGCCTGCTCGACGAGTCGCGCCGTGAGGCAGTCGTAGATGCCCGGTGCGGTGACGGGCGCGTCGGCCGCGAGCAGCTCGCGCAGTCGGCGTCGCTGGTTCATCTGGTGGGTTCCCCTGTCCGTGGTGGTGGCGGCGGTGAAGCTGTCAGTCGGTGCGGTCGGGCAGCACGAGGTCCCCGTGCTCGCGCAGGTACGCGGCCATGCCGCC encodes:
- a CDS encoding carboxyvinyl-carboxyphosphonate phosphorylmutase, with protein sequence MNQRRRLRELLAADAPVTAPGIYDCLTARLVEQAGFDVTIITGAGMAASILGAPDVGLVSMTESLDQTRNITRSVSIPVIADCDTGYGNPVNVQRTVREFESVDVAALFIEDQVSPKRCGHFSGKQIISTDAMVQKLRAAVDVRRDPELLLIARTDARAVEGIEGAVKRSRAYVDAGAEMLFVEAPETEEELGYVGKELASLGVPLMTNLVEGGRTPLLPAARLGELGFSLVTYSGSMQKTAIKSMQGLLGSLRETGDVAEYYPSRMVSLEERSDVLGLPQFFELEQRYASEH